In the Bacteroidia bacterium genome, one interval contains:
- a CDS encoding energy transducer TonB: protein MSKKKKTREENMDEIVFAHRNKEYGAYELRKKYNKNVVKSMGFAFFLLLLTTITPLIMALNDSIGNSIVDETVTANLLKIDNPIDVPPPPPPPPPDPVQEEQKVRYTAPEIVDSVDKDIVMLSNDDLIKKTVPDDIPTDVPETNDVIKGDDVVNFYVIEEKPSFPGGEKAMMEWIANNTKYPDVPKESGVTGKVFVKFIIDKEGKVTDVELLNNVDPYLDKEALRVVSEMPSWTPGKQRGETVKVSFQIPIKFMLY, encoded by the coding sequence ATGTCAAAAAAGAAGAAGACCAGAGAAGAAAACATGGATGAAATTGTTTTCGCTCACAGAAACAAAGAGTACGGAGCATACGAACTCAGAAAAAAGTATAATAAAAATGTAGTTAAATCAATGGGATTTGCATTCTTCCTATTGTTATTAACTACCATTACGCCATTAATTATGGCATTGAATGACAGTATTGGCAACAGCATTGTTGACGAGACTGTAACTGCAAACTTATTAAAAATTGATAATCCTATTGATGTGCCTCCTCCACCACCACCTCCTCCACCTGACCCTGTGCAGGAAGAACAAAAAGTAAGATATACTGCTCCCGAAATTGTTGATTCTGTTGATAAAGATATTGTTATGTTATCAAATGACGACCTAATAAAAAAGACTGTTCCGGATGACATTCCAACTGATGTACCAGAAACAAATGATGTTATTAAAGGAGATGATGTAGTTAATTTTTATGTTATTGAAGAAAAGCCTTCTTTCCCAGGTGGAGAAAAAGCGATGATGGAATGGATTGCTAACAATACAAAATATCCTGATGTTCCTAAAGAAAGTGGAGTAACCGGAAAAGTTTTCGTGAAATTTATTATTGATAAAGAAGGAAAGGTTACAGATGTTGAACTACTTAATAATGTAGATCCTTATCTTGACAAAGAAGCATTAAGGGTTGTTTCTGAAATGCCATCATGGACACCTGGCAAACAACGTGGAGAAACAGTTAAAGTTTCCTTTCAGATACCTATTAAATTTATGCTGTACTAA